In Bacteroidia bacterium, the sequence AAAAATATCTTTTGTTCGTATCGATAGCGACACCTTGGACAATCTGATCCAGAAAGAAGATAAAGCTCCAAGCAAATTGAACGAAGAAGAGCAAAAAACAGTATCTTCTGTATTTGAAACAACCGTTGATAAAGCTACTTTCTCCATTAAAGTGGAACCATTGAGCGAAACTGAATTACCTGTTATTATTACCCGTCCTGAGTTTTTCCGCCGTATGAAAGAAATGCAAGCTGTTGGAGGCGGAGGTATGGGAATGATGGGCAATTTCCCAGAAATGATGAACCTAGTCGTTAACGGAAATCACCCATTGGTGGGTAAAATACTGTCGGAAAACGATGATTCAAAACGCCAAAACACCGCTAAACAATTGGTTGATCTGGCCCTGCTTTCGCAAGGAATGCTTAAAGGCGAAGAATTAACCAAATTTATAAAACGCAGTGTGGAATTTGTGAATTAATCCAATTCCGATTCTCCGATAAAGGCCAAGCGTAAGTTTGGCCTTTTTTTTTGGAAAACAATCGTTAGCTGCCCGAATTATCTGTATCCCCGTTATCGCCTATAGTTTGCCACACCTAATTAAAGCAAATTTCAATGCATTGTGCCGTGGCAAAGCTATTTGGCTCTACCGGGTTTAGCTTAATGACAATTAGCTTTCAACCAATCTTCATCCAATTCGGTTCCACTCAAATATCGTGGTAAACCCAACAACCAAAATTGACCTAAGAAAGAAGTAAACAATCAGCACAAAAAAGGAAAGTGTAAAAATTCGGCTAAACTGAATGGCTGTGTTAGTTCAGTTTTCATTCAACCACCAGTAAATAAACCTATTTTCATTTGCCCGGAAAATGCAATCATAATTTGCTTTGATCCAAATGGGATCTTTAAAATCCAAGCCGGTAATTTTCTACCTAATTTACTTTATCCCCTCGCAATTCTCTAAATCGCTTTCTGGCCTCCACAGTATATAAACTGCCTGGATATCTCAGCAAAAATTCCTGGTATAATTCCTTAGCCTTACCCGGATTATTTAACCTAAACTGATAAATTTCTGCCGATTTGAATAATGCATCATCCCCTAAAACCTCATCAGCAAAGGTGTTGTAAATTTTTTCAAAATATTCCAAGGCTTTTTCACTCTGGTTCCGTTTTATGGCAATTTGAGCTTTGATAAACAGTATATCATCTTCAAGCATAGAACCTGGAAACAAAACCGGAATAGAATCTAAGTGAACTAATGCTAAACTGTCTTTGTTTTGAAACTTCAACAAATCAGCAGTCGCAAAAAGACGCAAGGCTCCTCCGGTTGAATCTTCAATAATATTATCGCCAATTAACAAGGCTAAATATAATGCATCGTTGGCAATAAGCTGGGTAGTTGCCGATTTAAGTACATTCAATTGGGCTTGTGCCCAGGCAAATTCACCATTGTAATAGCTTAAGCGGGCATTTCGCAGTTTGGCTTCCTGACCAATAGGATCATTCTTAAACATCTTTTCTGCTTGTGAATACAATAAGCTGGCATCCCAAACTTCTCCAATAAAAACCAAAACATCTCCCAGTTCCATTTTTGTTTCTGCAACCTCTCTGGATGAAAGATTTGGAAATGATAAACAAGACTCCAATAATAGTATAGCCGAATCTGGCTTTTCCAGGTAAAAGGCCTCCAATTTAGCCCATCCTCTGACCATTTTAGATGTTTGAGCATGCCTTCCAAGTTCATCCAAGGTAGAACGATACAACATTTCCAATTCTACCAAATCCTTGGTGGTGTAATTTCCGTTTTCGGTAATTTTCTTATTCATTACTTCAACCAAATCCATCTTTGCAGAAATGTAATAGATATTTTCAATGCCTTTTGAAGTCACATATTGTAAACATTTTATGGCAGTTTCCCAGGCCTGATTTGCCTTACACAAAGCTGCTAAATTCATAATCCTTTGTCCTTCCTCTTTTAAACGTTTATCCAATGCCTTGCTTTGAATAAATGCTGCCTCGAAATCCTTTGCCTGAATATATTGCCAGATCAATAAATCGGAATAAACATCCCGCTCCGGATTTTCCTGTATTTTCTTGATAAGCAATTGCCTTAAGTATTCATTTTTCTTACCATTAGCATCATCAGAAAGCATGGTTTGCAAGGCATTCTGTACATTTTGCAGCAGACCTTCATTTTCATTAACAGCATCAAGATATTCATTAAAAACTCCAGGCACATCCTTTTTCATAGCATACACATCTGCTAATTCAAAATGAAATGCCACCATTCCTCCAAATAACTTTCGGCCTTTGTCATACGTTCTTACTGCAAAATCCAATTCATTGTGATCAATAAATGCCTGTGCCGCATTCCGAATTTCTTCCTCATTGGGTCGCAAATACTTCAACACTTTTTCATACTGATCCTTGGATTTCTCCTTTTCATTTTGTAGAAAATAAACATAACCCAAATCAATTAATACTGGGAAGTTATATGGATCAGGCTTCAAATGCTTTTTTATCAACTTTTCTGCTTCAGAATATTGTTGAAGTTCCAATAAACAATTGAGGTAATCGAAATAGTAGAAACCTCCATTTTTGGAATTGTATAGCTTCTCATAAATATCCAAAGCCTTATCGAACTCCTTGTTTTGGAAATACTGTTTTGCCAGCTTTTCATCAGTTCCCGACTGTGCCCAAAGCGTTTGGACTGCCAGAAACAGAAAGCAAGAAAGCAACAACAGGTTTTTCAAAATGCTAGGTTTTGCTACAAAGTTCGGAAAAGAAACGTCAGTTTGACGAAAATCTTCTT encodes:
- a CDS encoding tetratricopeptide repeat protein, translated to MKNLLLLSCFLFLAVQTLWAQSGTDEKLAKQYFQNKEFDKALDIYEKLYNSKNGGFYYFDYLNCLLELQQYSEAEKLIKKHLKPDPYNFPVLIDLGYVYFLQNEKEKSKDQYEKVLKYLRPNEEEIRNAAQAFIDHNELDFAVRTYDKGRKLFGGMVAFHFELADVYAMKKDVPGVFNEYLDAVNENEGLLQNVQNALQTMLSDDANGKKNEYLRQLLIKKIQENPERDVYSDLLIWQYIQAKDFEAAFIQSKALDKRLKEEGQRIMNLAALCKANQAWETAIKCLQYVTSKGIENIYYISAKMDLVEVMNKKITENGNYTTKDLVELEMLYRSTLDELGRHAQTSKMVRGWAKLEAFYLEKPDSAILLLESCLSFPNLSSREVAETKMELGDVLVFIGEVWDASLLYSQAEKMFKNDPIGQEAKLRNARLSYYNGEFAWAQAQLNVLKSATTQLIANDALYLALLIGDNIIEDSTGGALRLFATADLLKFQNKDSLALVHLDSIPVLFPGSMLEDDILFIKAQIAIKRNQSEKALEYFEKIYNTFADEVLGDDALFKSAEIYQFRLNNPGKAKELYQEFLLRYPGSLYTVEARKRFRELRGDKVN